A genomic region of Oryza glaberrima chromosome 1, OglaRS2, whole genome shotgun sequence contains the following coding sequences:
- the LOC127784476 gene encoding receptor-like serine/threonine-protein kinase ALE2 isoform X2, whose product MGRRGGGGRAGGAWIGGCVLALAATLVVCVLVIRGAGGLKQYHAPAFARKILLSITSGHPQDNLNIVLHPSQLQTPRLQSLGLNVKPPAATSRRVNIQQELYAPSPTISHRGLAIPPLPTTSPPVFPPPIRSYPPLPANKPYPNRPAVSPASIIHPTNHGKAHGVPIAAHSKERHHHSMLVNNTHGNTHAGPVVAPPKGRHHHSLPVNNTRVKGPAYSPSNSPSIHRKHGIPVAAPPKQHSSNLPPSHHRPHKGSFPVISPTPHKADNASATKHGRSGLHHSPAPAPVGLPPSEGNAQGNPAYAPRHPHEYHSPSNSPEPGLPPVNPPDSHAFKKPKSLAPAPQSFPPPPPSSYCMALNCQDPLTNSLPGTTCLCVWPIKVELRLGIALYTFFALVSELAQDIASGVLMKQSQVRVMGANAATEDPEKTVVLIDLVPLGEKFDKATALLVFERFWHKQVNINSMHFGNYDVLYVTYQGLPPSPPTAPGMNNGLSNVNDPRLHPLAVDVGNHRETKSRGIIVIIVLSSVFAFILCSGAALVICFKIRNRNHLTEESPMPPKPAGPGSAVVGSRLGSRPISASPSFSSSIVTYKGTAKTFSLIEMERATQRFDNSRIIGEGGFGRVYEGILEDGERVAVKILKRDDQQGTREFLAEVEMLSRLHHRNLVKLIGICTEEHIRCLVYELVPNGSVESHLHGSDKGTAPLDWDARLKIALGAARALAYLHEDSSPRVIHRDFKSSNILLEHDFTPKVSDFGLARTAIGEGNEHISTRVMGTFGYVAPEYAMTGHLLVKSDVYSYGVVLLELLTGRKPVDILRPPGQENLVAWACPFLTSRDGLETIIDPSLGNSILFDSIAKVAAIASMCVQPEVDQRPFMGEVVQALKLVCDEGSEFNESRSFSQDLHIQDSGIISRASLDVDVEPVVSAELFNASAHYDTLDASGSFRRYSSSGPLRVGRTGHNRERGLSTGSSSEHCGTQRFRIDSE is encoded by the exons ATGgggcggcgtggaggaggaggacgagcggGAGGCGCGTGGATTGGTGGCTGTGTACTTGCGCTCGCCGCCACCTTGGTCGTCTGCGTGCTCGTGATCCGTGGAGCTGGAG GTTTGAAGCAATATCATGCTCCTGCCTTCGCTCGGAAAATTCTTCTTTCCATAACAAGCGGACATCCACAAGATAACTTGAATATTGTACTTCATCCGTCACAGTTACAAACCCCAAGACTCCAAAGCTTAG gACTAAATGTAAAACCACCTGCAGCAACTAGCAGACGTGTTAACATACAGCAGGAACTATATGCACCAAGCCCAACGATCAGCCACAGAG GTCTTGCTATTCCTCCACTTCCAACAACTTCACCCCCAGTTTTCCCACCTCCCATCAGATCTTATCCTCCACTTCCTGCAAATAAGCCATACCCCAATA GACCAGCAGTGTCTCCAGCATCAATAATCCATCCCACCAACCATGGGAAGGCCCATGGAGTTCCAATTGCAGCACATTCAAAAGAAAGGCATCATCATTCCATGCTTGTAAATAATACACATGGAAATACCCATGCAGGTCCAGTTGTGGCACCTCCAAAGGGAAGGCATCACCATTCTTTGCCTGTAAATAATACCCGTGTAAAAG GACCTGCCTATTCTCCTTCAAATTCTCCCAGTATCCATAGAAAACATGGCATTCCAGTTGCTGCACCTCCAAAGCAACATTCCAGCAATTTACCACCTTCACATCATAGGCCCCACAAAG GATCCTTTCCTGTCATAAGCCCTACTCCACATAAAGCTGATAATGCTTCTGCGACGAAACATGGACGTTCTGGCTTACACCATAGTCCTGCACCTGCACCTGTAGGCTTGCCTCCATCTGAAGGAAATGCACAAGGAAATCCCGCGTATGCACCACGTCATCCCCATGAATATCACTCACCTTCAAATTCTCCAG AACCTGGTCTACCACCTGTGAATCCGCCCGACAGTCATGCATTTAAAAAGCCCAAGAGTTTGGCACCAGCACCCCAATCATTTCCGCCACCACCTCCGAGTTCAT ATTGCATGGCGTTAAATTGTCAAGATCCTCTGACCAATAGTCTCCCTGGAACTACAtgtctttgtgtgtggccaATAAAAGTTGAGCTTCGTTTAGGTATAGCTTTGTACACATTCTTTGCATTGGTATCAGAACTTGCACAAGATATTGCATCTGGAGTGCTCATGAAACAAAGTCAAGTTCGTGTAATGGGAGCAAATGCTGCAACTGAGGACCCAGAGAAAACAGTTGTCCTTATTGATCTTGTGCCACTGGGAGAAAAATTTGACAAGGCAACAGCACTTTTAGTATTTGAAAGGTTTTGGCACAAGCAGGTCAACATAAACTCTATGCATTTTGGAAACTATGATGTGTTATATGTTACCTACCAAG GTCTTCCTCCGTCGCCACCAACAGCTCCCGGGATGAACAATGGTCTTAGCAATGTTAATGATCCAAGGTTGCATCCACTTGCTGTTGATGTGGGAAACCACAGAGAAACAAAAAGCAGGGGCATAATTGTTATAATTGTTCTTTCAAGTGTCTTTGCTTTTATTTTATGTTCTGGAGCTGCGTTGGTAATTTGTTTCAAGATTAGAAACCGCAACCATTTAACTGAAGAGTCACCTATGCCACCGAAGCCTGCAG GTCCTGGGTCTGCAGTTGTTGGGAGCAGGCTAGGAAGCAGACCTATTTCAGCATCTCCATCTTTCAGCTCAAGCATAGTGACATATAAAGGGACAGCGAAAACATTTAGCTTGATTGAGATGGAAAGAGCTACACAAAGATTTGACAACTCCAGAATTATTGGCGAGGGTGGTTTTGGACGTGTTTATGAAGGTATTCTTGAGGATGGAGAACGGGTTGCTGTCAAAATTCTTAAGAGGGACGACCAGCAAGGTACACGGGAATTTTTAGCTGAGGTTGAGATGCTTAGCCGATTGCATCACAGAAACCTGGTTAAGTTGATAGGTATATGCACAGAAGAACATATCCGGTGTCTTGTGTATGAGCTTGTTCCAAATGGTAGTGTGGAATCTCACTTGCACG GATCAGATAAGGGAACTGCTCCACTTGATTGGGATGCTAGGCTTAAAATTGCACTTGGTGCTGCACGTGCTCTTGCTTATTTGCATGAAGATTCTAGTCCCCGTGTCATACACCGTGACTTCAAGTCAAGTAACATCTTATTGGAACATGACTTCACCCCCAAGGTGTCAGACTTTGGCCTAGCAAGAACAGCCATAGGTGAGGGGAATGAGCATATTTCAACTCGTGTTATGGGAACTTTCGG GTATGTTGCTCCTGAATACGCAATGACTGGGCATCTTCTAGTAAAGAGTGATGTCTACAGCTATGGTGTCGTCCTCCTTGAGCTTCTTACCGGAAGGAAACCGGTGGATATTTTGAGACCTCCAGGGCAAGAAAATTTAGTTGCATGGGCTTGTCCTTTTCTTACTAGCAGAGATGGCTTGGAAACAATAATTGATCCATCACTTGGAAATAGCATCCTATTCGACAGCATTGCAAAAGTAGCAGCTATTGCTTCTATGTGCGTGCAGCCTGAGGTGGATCAGCGCCCATTTATGGGTGAAGTTGTTCAAGCTTTGAAGTTGGTATGCGATGAAGGCAGCGAGTTCAATGAATCAAGAAGTTTCAGCCAAGATTTACATATTCAGGATTCTGGGATTATAAGTAGAGCAAGCCTGGATGTGGACGTAGAACCTGTTGTATCTGCTGAGCTGTTCAATGCATCAGCACATTATGACACTCTTGATGCATCTGGTTCTTTTCGACGATATTCAAGTTCAGGTCCTCTTAGGGTAGGTAGAACCGGGCACAATAGGGAGAGGGGTTTATCAACTGGTAGCTCAAGCGAGCACTGTGGTACACAAAGATTCAGGATAGATTCAGAGTAG
- the LOC127784476 gene encoding receptor-like serine/threonine-protein kinase ALE2 isoform X5: MGRRGGGGRAGGAWIGGCVLALAATLVVCVLVIRGAGGLKQYHAPAFARKILLSITSGHPQDNLNIVLHPSQLQTPRLQSLGLNVKPPAATSRRVNIQQELYAPSPTISHRGLAIPPLPTTSPPVFPPPIRSYPPLPANKPYPNRPAVSPASIIHPTNHGKAHGVPIAAHSKERHHHSMLVNNTHGNTHAGPVVAPPKGRHHHSLPVNNTRVKGPAYSPSNSPSIHRKHGIPVAAPPKQHSSNLPPSHHRPHKGLPPSEGNAQGNPAYAPRHPHEYHSPSNSPEPGLPPVNPPDSHAFKKPKSLAPAPQSFPPPPPSSYCMALNCQDPLTNSLPGTTCLCVWPIKVELRLGIALYTFFALVSELAQDIASGVLMKQSQVRVMGANAATEDPEKTVVLIDLVPLGEKFDKATALLVFERFWHKQVNINSMHFGNYDVLYVTYQGLPPSPPTAPGMNNGLSNVNDPRLHPLAVDVGNHRETKSRGIIVIIVLSSVFAFILCSGAALVICFKIRNRNHLTEESPMPPKPAGPGSAVVGSRLGSRPISASPSFSSSIVTYKGTAKTFSLIEMERATQRFDNSRIIGEGGFGRVYEGILEDGERVAVKILKRDDQQGTREFLAEVEMLSRLHHRNLVKLIGICTEEHIRCLVYELVPNGSVESHLHAGSDKGTAPLDWDARLKIALGAARALAYLHEDSSPRVIHRDFKSSNILLEHDFTPKVSDFGLARTAIGEGNEHISTRVMGTFGYVAPEYAMTGHLLVKSDVYSYGVVLLELLTGRKPVDILRPPGQENLVAWACPFLTSRDGLETIIDPSLGNSILFDSIAKVAAIASMCVQPEVDQRPFMGEVVQALKLVCDEGSEFNESRSFSQDLHIQDSGIISRASLDVDVEPVVSAELFNASAHYDTLDASGSFRRYSSSGPLRVGRTGHNRERGLSTGSSSEHCGTQRFRIDSE; the protein is encoded by the exons ATGgggcggcgtggaggaggaggacgagcggGAGGCGCGTGGATTGGTGGCTGTGTACTTGCGCTCGCCGCCACCTTGGTCGTCTGCGTGCTCGTGATCCGTGGAGCTGGAG GTTTGAAGCAATATCATGCTCCTGCCTTCGCTCGGAAAATTCTTCTTTCCATAACAAGCGGACATCCACAAGATAACTTGAATATTGTACTTCATCCGTCACAGTTACAAACCCCAAGACTCCAAAGCTTAG gACTAAATGTAAAACCACCTGCAGCAACTAGCAGACGTGTTAACATACAGCAGGAACTATATGCACCAAGCCCAACGATCAGCCACAGAG GTCTTGCTATTCCTCCACTTCCAACAACTTCACCCCCAGTTTTCCCACCTCCCATCAGATCTTATCCTCCACTTCCTGCAAATAAGCCATACCCCAATA GACCAGCAGTGTCTCCAGCATCAATAATCCATCCCACCAACCATGGGAAGGCCCATGGAGTTCCAATTGCAGCACATTCAAAAGAAAGGCATCATCATTCCATGCTTGTAAATAATACACATGGAAATACCCATGCAGGTCCAGTTGTGGCACCTCCAAAGGGAAGGCATCACCATTCTTTGCCTGTAAATAATACCCGTGTAAAAG GACCTGCCTATTCTCCTTCAAATTCTCCCAGTATCCATAGAAAACATGGCATTCCAGTTGCTGCACCTCCAAAGCAACATTCCAGCAATTTACCACCTTCACATCATAGGCCCCACAAAG GCTTGCCTCCATCTGAAGGAAATGCACAAGGAAATCCCGCGTATGCACCACGTCATCCCCATGAATATCACTCACCTTCAAATTCTCCAG AACCTGGTCTACCACCTGTGAATCCGCCCGACAGTCATGCATTTAAAAAGCCCAAGAGTTTGGCACCAGCACCCCAATCATTTCCGCCACCACCTCCGAGTTCAT ATTGCATGGCGTTAAATTGTCAAGATCCTCTGACCAATAGTCTCCCTGGAACTACAtgtctttgtgtgtggccaATAAAAGTTGAGCTTCGTTTAGGTATAGCTTTGTACACATTCTTTGCATTGGTATCAGAACTTGCACAAGATATTGCATCTGGAGTGCTCATGAAACAAAGTCAAGTTCGTGTAATGGGAGCAAATGCTGCAACTGAGGACCCAGAGAAAACAGTTGTCCTTATTGATCTTGTGCCACTGGGAGAAAAATTTGACAAGGCAACAGCACTTTTAGTATTTGAAAGGTTTTGGCACAAGCAGGTCAACATAAACTCTATGCATTTTGGAAACTATGATGTGTTATATGTTACCTACCAAG GTCTTCCTCCGTCGCCACCAACAGCTCCCGGGATGAACAATGGTCTTAGCAATGTTAATGATCCAAGGTTGCATCCACTTGCTGTTGATGTGGGAAACCACAGAGAAACAAAAAGCAGGGGCATAATTGTTATAATTGTTCTTTCAAGTGTCTTTGCTTTTATTTTATGTTCTGGAGCTGCGTTGGTAATTTGTTTCAAGATTAGAAACCGCAACCATTTAACTGAAGAGTCACCTATGCCACCGAAGCCTGCAG GTCCTGGGTCTGCAGTTGTTGGGAGCAGGCTAGGAAGCAGACCTATTTCAGCATCTCCATCTTTCAGCTCAAGCATAGTGACATATAAAGGGACAGCGAAAACATTTAGCTTGATTGAGATGGAAAGAGCTACACAAAGATTTGACAACTCCAGAATTATTGGCGAGGGTGGTTTTGGACGTGTTTATGAAGGTATTCTTGAGGATGGAGAACGGGTTGCTGTCAAAATTCTTAAGAGGGACGACCAGCAAGGTACACGGGAATTTTTAGCTGAGGTTGAGATGCTTAGCCGATTGCATCACAGAAACCTGGTTAAGTTGATAGGTATATGCACAGAAGAACATATCCGGTGTCTTGTGTATGAGCTTGTTCCAAATGGTAGTGTGGAATCTCACTTGCACG CAGGATCAGATAAGGGAACTGCTCCACTTGATTGGGATGCTAGGCTTAAAATTGCACTTGGTGCTGCACGTGCTCTTGCTTATTTGCATGAAGATTCTAGTCCCCGTGTCATACACCGTGACTTCAAGTCAAGTAACATCTTATTGGAACATGACTTCACCCCCAAGGTGTCAGACTTTGGCCTAGCAAGAACAGCCATAGGTGAGGGGAATGAGCATATTTCAACTCGTGTTATGGGAACTTTCGG GTATGTTGCTCCTGAATACGCAATGACTGGGCATCTTCTAGTAAAGAGTGATGTCTACAGCTATGGTGTCGTCCTCCTTGAGCTTCTTACCGGAAGGAAACCGGTGGATATTTTGAGACCTCCAGGGCAAGAAAATTTAGTTGCATGGGCTTGTCCTTTTCTTACTAGCAGAGATGGCTTGGAAACAATAATTGATCCATCACTTGGAAATAGCATCCTATTCGACAGCATTGCAAAAGTAGCAGCTATTGCTTCTATGTGCGTGCAGCCTGAGGTGGATCAGCGCCCATTTATGGGTGAAGTTGTTCAAGCTTTGAAGTTGGTATGCGATGAAGGCAGCGAGTTCAATGAATCAAGAAGTTTCAGCCAAGATTTACATATTCAGGATTCTGGGATTATAAGTAGAGCAAGCCTGGATGTGGACGTAGAACCTGTTGTATCTGCTGAGCTGTTCAATGCATCAGCACATTATGACACTCTTGATGCATCTGGTTCTTTTCGACGATATTCAAGTTCAGGTCCTCTTAGGGTAGGTAGAACCGGGCACAATAGGGAGAGGGGTTTATCAACTGGTAGCTCAAGCGAGCACTGTGGTACACAAAGATTCAGGATAGATTCAGAGTAG